A window of Juglans regia cultivar Chandler chromosome 7, Walnut 2.0, whole genome shotgun sequence contains these coding sequences:
- the LOC109005676 gene encoding inosine triphosphate pyrophosphatase isoform X2 has product MAAARASGLVVPRPVTFVTGNAKKLEEVRAILGNSIPFQSLKLDLPELQGEPEDISKEKARLASVEVNGPVLVEDTCLCFNALKGLPGPYVKWFLQKLGHEGLNNMLMAYEDKSAYALCAFSFALGPNAEPITFLGRTPGKIVPPRGPNDFGWDPIFQPDGYEQTYAEMPKEEKNKISHRSKALDLVKSHFADAGYTFQIDSSV; this is encoded by the exons ATGGCCGCCGCAAGAGCATCGGGATTGGTAGTACCGCGGCCGGTGACCTTCGTGACCGGCAACGCCAAGAAGCTCGAGGAAGTCCGAGCCATCTTGGGAAACTCCATTCCTTTTCAGTCTCTCAAGCTTGACT TGCCAGAATTGCAAGGTGAACCCGAGGATATCTCCAAAGAGAAGGCTCGTTTGGCTTCGGttgag GTGAACGGGCCCGTGCTGGTGGAAGACACTTGCCTCTGTTTCAATGCCTTAAAGGGTCTACCTG GGCCATACGT AAAGTGGTTCCTGCAGAAGCTTGGTCATGAAG GTCTGAACAATATGTTGATGGCATACGAGGATAAATCAGCTTATGCTTTATGTGCATTTTCTTTTGCTCTTGGGCCCAATGCCGAACCAATTACATTCCTGGGGAGAACTCCG GGGAAGATAGTTCCTCCAAGGGGACCTAATGATTTTGGATGGGATCCTATTTTTCAACCTGATGGCTATGAGCAAAC TTATGCAGAGATGCCAAAGGAAGAGAAGAACAAGATTTCTCACCGCTCAAAGGCCCTTGATCtggtaaaatctcattttgCAGATGCTGGATACACTTTCCAGATAGATTCCTCTGTCTGA
- the LOC109005676 gene encoding inosine triphosphate pyrophosphatase isoform X1: MAAARASGLVVPRPVTFVTGNAKKLEEVRAILGNSIPFQSLKLDLPELQGEPEDISKEKARLASVEVNGPVLVEDTCLCFNALKGLPGPYVKWFLQKLGHEGLNNMLMAYEDKSAYALCAFSFALGPNAEPITFLGRTPGKIVPPRGPNDFGWDPIFQPDGYEQTYAEMPKEEKNKISHRSKALDLLVISTLTLLLQTLKKKLLTFSWGSTEKGKRVGFPFLI, encoded by the exons ATGGCCGCCGCAAGAGCATCGGGATTGGTAGTACCGCGGCCGGTGACCTTCGTGACCGGCAACGCCAAGAAGCTCGAGGAAGTCCGAGCCATCTTGGGAAACTCCATTCCTTTTCAGTCTCTCAAGCTTGACT TGCCAGAATTGCAAGGTGAACCCGAGGATATCTCCAAAGAGAAGGCTCGTTTGGCTTCGGttgag GTGAACGGGCCCGTGCTGGTGGAAGACACTTGCCTCTGTTTCAATGCCTTAAAGGGTCTACCTG GGCCATACGT AAAGTGGTTCCTGCAGAAGCTTGGTCATGAAG GTCTGAACAATATGTTGATGGCATACGAGGATAAATCAGCTTATGCTTTATGTGCATTTTCTTTTGCTCTTGGGCCCAATGCCGAACCAATTACATTCCTGGGGAGAACTCCG GGGAAGATAGTTCCTCCAAGGGGACCTAATGATTTTGGATGGGATCCTATTTTTCAACCTGATGGCTATGAGCAAAC TTATGCAGAGATGCCAAAGGAAGAGAAGAACAAGATTTCTCACCGCTCAAAGGCCCTTGATCtg CTGGTCATCTCAACATTAACGCTTCTACTGcagacattaaaaaaaaaactattgacaTTCAGTTGGGGAAGTACAGAGAAGGGAAAGAGAGtaggttttccttttcttatctAA